The genomic region CAGTTTGTCAGCCTTACTTGGCTAGCACGGCGGTACCAGATGCCAGAGCTATACCTGCTTCTGAAAGGCGTGTTGGCACTGGTTGTCGCTAGGCTCACATTCAACCCCTGGCTGCAGGGATATGACCCCAGTGTTCACTGGTCGCTGTGGACATACGGCGGCGCAACGCTGCTAGCGGCGGTTGCCACCAAGCTCGCCGATAAAGGCCATTCGATTCGCCCCTGGCTGGAAGGCGCAACCTTGCACCTTCTGGTTCTATTCCTGGGCACAGAACTGCGTTACTGGCTTTACGACGGTGACATCTTCGCCCACGAATACAGCCTTATTGAAGCAACGATGAACACATTGCTTTGGGGGGCACTCAGTGTGACTTATGCGGTTCGTGCTAAAGCAAGCCAGTCACTGGCCTGGCTCTACCGACTGTTCTCATGGATGCTGCTGGCGCTTTCAAGTATCAGCTATCTCACGCTGCTTACCCTGCACAACCCTTGGTGGAGTGACGGCGCTATTAGCAGTACCCCCATTTTCAATATGCTGCTTCCTGCCTTTGGTGGCCCGGTGCTACTGGCGTTTGTTATCAGCCGGTTCCCGGAGATCGCGCCTAGGTTTTGGTCGCTGTGTGTTGCGGCTGCGGGCTTTCTCCTGTTCACTGCGCTGGAGATTCGTCAGCTTTGGCAAAGCAGCGATATGGCACTGTGGTTTGGTATGACGGAGGGCGAGCTGTATACCTACTCGGTTGTTGGCATGCTGTACGCCATCGCCGCTATTATCTATTCCACAGTTTATTCGGCGAAAGGTGGCCAAGTTGTGTTGTATAAGGCAGGCATGGCTCTGCTGGGTATCGTGATTGGTAAGATTTTCCTAATCGATATGGCCGGCCTGCAAGGGTTGTGGCGGGTTGCTGCCTTTATGGGGCTGGGGCTTGCTTTGTTGGGCCTTGCTTGGCTGTACCGAAAAGCGCAGCGTGCCAGTGTTCAGGCTTCATGAGCCTCATTTATTAGACAGAGATCCAGATTATGAGTGATGAGCAGTTAACGAGTGTGCTCGAGTTGAGCGGCGAAGACCGATACGACTACTTCCTGAGCGAAGTGCTGGAAGCGCGGGAGATCTGGATATTGATCAATTCCGAGAACCGCTTTTTATCAATCGTGTCGGAAGACGATGGTGTGGCGCACTTGCCGGTCTGGCCCAGTTCAGAATTCGCCGTTGCGTACGCTAAGAATTCGGACGATTTGACCCCGAAAGGCATTTCGCTGCCGGATTTCTTCAAGAAATGGGTGCCGGGCCTGTCCAAAGACGGGTTGCATGTGGGTGTGTTCCCAGGCCTTGATGAAACCGTGTGGATAACCGAAGCCGACGAACTGAAGAAAGATCTGCAAGATGAGCTTTCTAGTTTCTAGAACCCCATCGTTTTAGGTGGTCAGTAAGTAGCCTGGTCAGTTAACAGTCATATTTGTCGAACACGCGTTTTAACTGGCCCGAGCTTACTTGTCCCGCGCCTTTTCACAAAGTTATCCACAGATTCACGGGATAACTTTTACGCAGGAAATTCACGCTGGCGCCTGCGGGGCCCGATAAGCCGGCATTAAAGGAGTTTCGTCATGGGAACACTGTTAATTATTCTCGCCGTTCTGTTTTTGGCGCTGATCGTTATTCTGCCTCTGATTGAGAAATATGCACCGAAAGGTGAGGCGCGCAGCTATGGCAATCTCACGCGATTCATTTTTCCGCTGGTGGCCCTGTTGATCGTGGCGCAAATGATTCGATACTATTTTTTCTAAACTACAGGTTTTTCTGAGCAGGCTTCGCCCGTCAATTTTTTTTACACTTTCGCTAAATCTGTCTGAGCCGGTGCAACGCAAGTACCGGCGTTATCCCCATAAAGAGCTTTCCGGAACAGATATCGCATGCAGTCAGGGCAGGATCAGCCTGACAAGGATGCACGTCTCATGAGCCAGTTCCATCCCATCGTTTATGTTCGTGGCTACGCCATGACCGCCAGTGAAATTGCCGATACCGTATCCATGCCTTATATGGGTTTTAACCTGGGCGCGACAAAGGTGCGTCAATCCTGGGATGGAACTATTTACAAGCAGGTCTTCGAATCACCCATGATGCGCCTGATGAAGGACTACGGTTATACGGATGCCTTTTCGGACGGCGCTGAGATTGACCGGGACATCACCCATAAAACCGTCATTATTTACCGCTACTACGATCAGGCGGACAGGGATTTTGGTGAAGGCAAACCGCTTTCCATACCCGCAGCGGCCCTCCAGCTACGGGATCTGATTCTGAATATCCGGAAACAAATATGCGGTGACGATGCTACGCGCCTGGCGGAATTTCGGGTGCATCTTGTGGCGCATTCCATGGGCGGCCTAGTGTGTCGGTGTCTGTTGCAGAATGATGGCATAAGCACCCCCGCAGTACGGGAAATGGTGGATAAAGTGTTCACCTATGCCACACCACACAATGGCATAGAAATGGCGGGGATTAATGTGCCCGCTTTCCTCGGGCTCTGGGATATCAACAACTTCAACCGCGAAACCATGGCGGGTTATCTGAATCTCAATGGTAGGCCTGAACGAGTAGACTCCTTGGGTGGCAAATTTGACCCGAACCGATTTTTCTGTTTGGTCGGCACCAACCAGCAAGACTATGGCGCGGCCAAAGGTGTATCAAAGTGGTTGGCCGGCAAGATGAGTGACGGGTTGGTAGCCATCGAGAATGCGACTGTTCAAGGTGCTCCCAGAGCCTTTGTGTATCGTAGCCACAGCGGCCCCTATGGCATCGTTAATTCCGAAGACGGCTACCAGAATATGGTGCGGTTCCTGTTTGGAGACGTCCGTGTAGACGGCGTGATGGATGTGGAATGCTTGCCACTACCCCCTTCAGTGGAAAAG from Marinobacter sp. LV10R510-11A harbors:
- a CDS encoding esterase/lipase family protein, with protein sequence MSQFHPIVYVRGYAMTASEIADTVSMPYMGFNLGATKVRQSWDGTIYKQVFESPMMRLMKDYGYTDAFSDGAEIDRDITHKTVIIYRYYDQADRDFGEGKPLSIPAAALQLRDLILNIRKQICGDDATRLAEFRVHLVAHSMGGLVCRCLLQNDGISTPAVREMVDKVFTYATPHNGIEMAGINVPAFLGLWDINNFNRETMAGYLNLNGRPERVDSLGGKFDPNRFFCLVGTNQQDYGAAKGVSKWLAGKMSDGLVAIENATVQGAPRAFVYRSHSGPYGIVNSEDGYQNMVRFLFGDVRVDGVMDVECLPLPPSVEKARREGRRVRASYYFEATVSPRGGRSFRLTERRRETFSAVLRKFDEMMKPKQAGLDSARSPVLFSTFLDSSKITVERGRTLVMTVELAVSATDYFVDGALWTEHRVEGEYLYRDTLTLKMTPVGDGWNLRYVTTDEQWSERGGSKAEPDGDSYRIPLSSKKGFSAQLRMTLQRRT
- a CDS encoding DUF2339 domain-containing protein: MASAAGWLLYMGKMDGDLIYLLQIPLSQQTGFISYLIAAAIITTGVGLWLWGHYTDQRRWASLTLLSPMVWLVLGWLLLHGYGETSAVWAVATLLVGAVYGVLAWRMEGHPRYENGVVWAVLAAHLSYSLATVMAFREASLTLALSVQFVSLTWLARRYQMPELYLLLKGVLALVVARLTFNPWLQGYDPSVHWSLWTYGGATLLAAVATKLADKGHSIRPWLEGATLHLLVLFLGTELRYWLYDGDIFAHEYSLIEATMNTLLWGALSVTYAVRAKASQSLAWLYRLFSWMLLALSSISYLTLLTLHNPWWSDGAISSTPIFNMLLPAFGGPVLLAFVISRFPEIAPRFWSLCVAAAGFLLFTALEIRQLWQSSDMALWFGMTEGELYTYSVVGMLYAIAAIIYSTVYSAKGGQVVLYKAGMALLGIVIGKIFLIDMAGLQGLWRVAAFMGLGLALLGLAWLYRKAQRASVQAS
- a CDS encoding DUF2750 domain-containing protein, encoding MSDEQLTSVLELSGEDRYDYFLSEVLEAREIWILINSENRFLSIVSEDDGVAHLPVWPSSEFAVAYAKNSDDLTPKGISLPDFFKKWVPGLSKDGLHVGVFPGLDETVWITEADELKKDLQDELSSF